The Musa acuminata AAA Group cultivar baxijiao chromosome BXJ2-2, Cavendish_Baxijiao_AAA, whole genome shotgun sequence genome contains the following window.
CAGACAATCTCATTTTAGTTGATGAAGTCTCATGCCTCATTATAATGATTTGCAGGGAGGAAAATTGAAATGGCACCAGCCAAGAAAAGAACCTGCTCCATCAAATCTCTGACGTCTTTGCCCTCTTTATGGCTCCTTGCTGCACCTAGCTCCACCCCAGATACCCTTTCAGCAAACTTCAAGGTGCTTAAGGTCTCTGAATAAGATCCTACATCTGGATTTATATGTACAAACATCAGTGTCTTAGCATGTCCACCTGCATCAAAAAATATTAAGTGTGTAAATTAGCTATCCCATGACAAACTCACAAAACAAGATGCCACAAACTAAAGCAGAAGATAGGAAAACCACCTAAAGAACTTTGTAGTACTTGAGTAAGCTTGCTATTTCTGTATGGTACGTGGGTGTTCTTCTGTGATAGAGCAAAGATGACATCTCCAAGAGCAGATAAAGACTTATTGATATGTTGTGCTTCCTTGAGCCTTTCTCCAATAACCTCGGAACGTTCGATTCTCTCACTTCCAGCAAGATCCACCAGATGAAGTGAACCACGCAAGGTAGCTCCAGTTTTCAGATCCATTCCTTGAACATGAACAGTAAGAATACTGTACAAGGAACAACTACTTAATTATGGAGAAAGCATTAAATCATTTGAAGGTATATGTCCACACATAGATGATCAGTGACACAAACCTGTGTGACCGGCTGCTTCTTTCATTCAAGGAAGTGGCACTAACAGCCCTGTTGGTCTGTCCTATCCCCATCAGTTCCAGCACATCCAAAGTCGATTGAACAGTATGCATGCTAGCATCAGGGACAGCAAGTCCATTGGGCAGGGAAGTGGTCATGATTCCAAGTGTGTGAAAGCTAAGGAAAACAATCTGACAAAGAACTTAGGAAATTTAATTTAAAAGAATTATTGTGAGAAAAGGATTAAGTCGAACTATTCAGAATAAAATAACAGGAAACATGTCTAATAAAACCCAAACGACAATGCATTAAATTGAGGTATCATATGCAGACAAAATTCCAATGAGCTTTCTCCAATTAAAGGATATCTTTTTTGTGTGCTATCATTTGCAAGTAAATCACGCACTTGCTCGTTGTATACTTCGACCATCTGAACACCCACTTCATATATAAATGTCTCTATTCTAGTCTGAGAAATTTGAAAAAGGTCATTCAGAGCTCGATAGTTGACACCCCAATCTGTTTCAGATGATGAATCAGGCCCTGTCTGGAAGAAGAATTTTGTTTCCAGAGTAGGATCATCTATTAGTGAAGACGAAATTTCATTCTTTAGAAACATCTTCATTAGAGCTGAAGATGAAAAAAGGATAATTGGATTTTGCCTACCATTGTGTAGGTTTTTCCTGATCCAGTCTGACCATAAGCAAAGATGCATACGTTGTAACCATCAAGGATAGATTGTATTAAAGGCCGAGTGTCCAAGAACACCTCCTCTAcatgtatgaaaaaaaaaatcttagacaTAGATTGCAATACCAATCTGAACCTacataacaataataaaatatgTTGTCCTAGTGAAACTACAAAAGTCACAGGTAATACTTGGTACAATCGAAGAAAAGACATGCTATAAATAACATGAACATAAAGCATAAGGTAAAAAGTTTTGCAGCTATATGGTCAAAACCTTGAGTAGCAGAAGGACCAAAAACCTTGTTAAAATTGAATACCCTTTGTCCATCTTTTCCCTGTTTAGTGGGATTTGCCAGAATTAGCTCACCATTCTCACCAATATGATATATGgtgctttgttttttattttccccAGAAAGATATGGCCTTATCCGACAATATACTCTAATATTTCCTGTCAATAATGTATAAGCAGTCTGAATTAAGTGTTAACAGAAAGATGAACATTAGAACTTCAAAGTAGCACTTCCATGTTTAATGGACACCTTTTAGTTCCTGGACCTCATTGTATAACCTCCGGTTTTCTTCAAGGACCGAATGATAATTTCCTGCTGCATCCGTTAATACTTTCAGCTTTTGGCCTGTATGCAATACAGAAAGATGAATGAAAAAACTATGTTAAGATGTTAAGGCTAAAATCTGAATTAGCAAATTCTTACCAAAATTAGTAAATTCTTCAAACCATCTCTTCTCTCTATCCACTATTTGAAGCTTGATGGAATCAAAGGATAATCTCAAACCCTGGCACAGTTAATGGTTACTTTTTAAGTGGCATGTGAAAGAAAGCTAAAAATAAGCATGAATTACCTGCACTGACCGCAGATATGAATTTATGAAACATTGGAAATTGTTTTCTTTCTTGTtccaattctgacatttagattctGATATTGCCTCTATCTCTTCTCTTCTGTTTCTTGATTCTTCTAAAAGGGATTCAGCCTCCTTTATTTTTTCTTCTAACTCCATCTGAGCAATTCTCTCCTTCTTTTCCAGTTGGTGAAACTGTTCATTGTATGACATCTTCATGGCTTCTAGATTCTGATTCAGTTCTGAAATTATCTTATCACtattttccttctccttcctcagTTTAGCCACATCTTCTTCAGCAtgtttcttcttctcttcaaTTATGGATTTTTCTGTCTGCAAGAAAAACAACAAAGATACATagtaagaatatttttttctgtCTCGACCCGGTGGAGATCTTCATCTGGCCCAATTAATCCATTAGCATCCTTCAACTTAAGCATGGGATCTCTCATTTCTACTGATTTTGGCTATGTACAGACCACACTAAGTAATTCTACTTCTGGTTTTAGTTTATTGATGTTAAATAGTATTGTTCTATGTACTGAGCACATATTTTATCCCCTTAATTTGTAGAACCTGAAAGCAAACAACTAATAATTTAGTAATCATAGACAGCTGGACTTGTAATACAAAAATTGCTAACAATATCATAGAAAATATGCAAATACAGATTTTGAGAAACCTGAGGATAGTTTAGACCATCAAAACTTCTAACTATGCAATATGAATAGTATCAATTGCTGATCTGCCTTTAGCACTACAGTTAGCTTATCATCAAGGAGTAGCGGCTCTGGAAGTTCATCCAACAAGAAACAATGATTTCTTCTTACTTCTATCATATACAGACCAATTTGGATCAGAATTCTAGTTCTTGGACAGTGAGCTGAGTTTCAGCTACTTCAACACTTGAAGTGCTGATACAACAGTAATTTCTAGAACAAACCCTACCTCaaagtcaaaaataaaaataaaaataacctgTTCTTAAAAAACTCATGTGTTCCAAAGCAACAATTCAATCACCTTAAAAATTGTGAGATTTTCTATCCATATACTCTTAAATGCGCTGTCAACCACATGTCTTTTTTCTGATAATCTGAAGTCTAAGTCCAACATCCTGCCATATTTATTGAACACAATGAAATTTAGGCAATACCTAACATTAAAGTTACAGTGAAGAGTGCTATTTTAGAAAGGATGTCTCTAGGGAGCTCACAAACATACTGCCTACTAGTGGATAAGTTCATGACATTCTCCCATAATAGTAGACACTTCTTTAAAAAAGAGCACTAGCAACAGAAATTCATCTAAATTTACAAAAAACCTAAAGGTGGTAGCTGTTAAACATTTTGTTAGATTATTGTAGGGTTCAAAACCTGTCTTCACCACTTACCATTtgtgataataataatattattaataatgattAATATTTATGGTAAATTttaaactcaaaatttttttctcctttctACAAAAGGCTTGCCAGAATTATCATTGCTGCTACTAAAGTATGCTATACAAGTCTTTGTTGATTTTCCCTCAATATTTAGATGAATTCAGGAGCAAGGTGTGAGTGACTAACTGTATAATAGGAACATGATGCTTTCTTGTCCAAGAGTCTTAAGACACCAGAATATGCAACATATCCTCCATGTAAGGAAGTATTTTTTTGGGAAGAATTTCTCCACAAATCAAATCGAAAGGGTATCTAGGTGTACCTCAAGAGATCATGACTTCTCATCAGGAAATAAACAGCAGTATGTTGGTTATACATCTGTTATACGGGTTGAAAAGGTTGCACAATATATGAAAACAGGCCTAAATTAGAATTTATAAGAGATCAAATATTTATTGTAACTGTGGTTTTCCAAAGTTGGACAATTTATATCTGCATTTGCGCATGTTATGCATCAGCTACATGGATACATGGACAGCGGAGGGTGTCTTAAAGTTAAAGTCAAATATAACTAAAAAATAGATAGGATatcatgaaaatcattttttTCAATAACTAAATTTGAAAATACAAGCTTTGAGATTAAGAGACAGAAAGCATCAAGTATAGAATTTATGAACAAATTAGGGATGGAGAGAGACTGACCTTTAGATGCTGAAGTTGGTTCATAACCATCTGAATCATGAAAATTAATCATTATCTGGCACCAAAAAGATGGCTGCATTGTAATGAAAATACCTGTGTTTCTTCATTCAACGTATTCGCAAGTGTCTCTAGCACTCTAATCCTTGAGTGATACTTGTCTTCACGTATTTTGATGAGATTATTTTGCTAAATGAACATAAACAATAATAAGATAATGTCTTGATAGATAATAAATGTGAAAGCATCCTCTCTTACATTTCGTATATGCTCTGCTTGCGTCGAAATGCGCCGTTCAATCTCTTGCACAACCTTTTTTAGCAGGCATGCTACACGCTAGGGGAAAAAGTGCTAAAATATCAAAGTTTGAATATAAGATTATCCTTATATAGGCTAGAAAAAGCTCTGACGAACAAACAGAAGAGAATATATATTAGACAGACATTTATGGAGACCACAAACTAACTTAACTCATACTTGTTACATACATAAGGTATTTCTCCATTCTGCCTTTCGATGTTTTCATCGAGAATCCCATTTATGACACTTAAAAGCGATTGAGTGGGGGCATTCTACAAAGAATGATTtaacaaatgcatgtaagaaataCCGAAGCAAAAACTATGAAgatataaaaaatttagcaaaaaacAAACCTCTATCATGGTAAACGAACTGAAGAGCTTACATCTAAATTGTTTGATTCCATCATTTCAGAAATCTTAGCGGCAGAAAGTTCATAGTAGTGTCCTTGTTTTAGCTGGAAAAGCTCGTGGAACTTATGTCCGCTATGATGAGAGCGAGGAGTTGATGGTTCTAACACAAGCAAAAGCTAACTTAAGAAAATTAGCATAGAAAGCATGAAACTCTTGCAATCAGTTATGCAAGCAACAGTTTGTGAACATGAACTCAGAGGACCTTTTGATCCCCAAGAAAGTGATGAAAAAACACTTTTCTGTGTAATACATCAATTTAAGTATTACTTCCCAGATTGTACATTAGTTACATTAGTCAATAACATTAATAAAAGAGCCAAAAAGAACAAGTGGACTTAGACATTTATCTGTCCCAAAAACCTAAACACACACATGAACATCGCAAAGAACATGAACAGTAAAACACAACATGTGAAACGAACTACCTACCAACACTACCATGTCTGCTTATGGGCTGTAACTATTTCCCATTATCATGAAGTGTCAAAAGCTTTTGTGTTAATTTTGTTTGTGTCTTAAGGTGCATGACATTTTGAACTGTTCAGTTTTCTGTCTGAGAATATCAAAATTTATTGATTGCTTGTTACCATCTGTTTTTACAACAAAAAAGAGGCTGAaccaacattttctttgatccacTAGTACATAATGTAGGCAATGACTGCTATAGAGAGCTTCACAAGCATGACCATACCTGATAACACAGGATTAGTTTGCCGAACATGCTTCAATCGCAAATCCACAAAGCTGTTTATTCTGTTTTCTCCTGAGTTTACAGAGTGTTGCTCCATTTGACTGTTTTTCACACTCAAAACCTTCGGTGTCTTTGGCCTATTGAGTGCCAGAGGTTTTGACCTTTCTATTGGGTCACCAACGAACTTTCTTGGTGAGTCCTTATCTTCACCAAAGTCCCAGCTGAGATGATCCCTCAGAGACCAAAGGCAATATACTACGGCAGTCACAGGTCCCTGATCACGTAACAACCTAAATCATTATCCAAACCGAAATTGTTTTAACTTATGCGTGGAATTACAAGCATCATCAAAACCAAATAAGAGTTCTCACAGATGCATCCACATGTTTACCTGTTGGAGGTCTGTCACCCGAAAGCTGGGCAATCCCATCTTCTTGACAGCTGAAACAAACCTGCCTATGTTATCCAAGCGCTCCTCCTCGGTAACACAATGACCATCAACAATCTGCGATCGGAGTTCATATCATCACTGAAAAATCGAGTTCCTGTACCGAGAACCAACACCAAAACTGCAAATTGATCGCCAATGATTCAACCACCTCTGAAGAGGCAGGAATGATCCGCTTCAGGATGCGGCAAAAGACGGTACCGTCGACCAACCTAGCTCTCAGCTCCTCCGCCGAAGCTTCAACGCTCATGTTGAAGTCGGGGATCATACAGTTTAGCCACTCCACCACCTCCGATCGCCTCTTCGCTAAGCGTCACCAAAGAATTCACCATCAAAACAACTAACTGAGGCAAAAATGAGGATGCGTCCAGTGAAGAATGGACCGATTGGCTCACCCGTTTCTGCATCGATGTTAAGATTGGCCATGTCCAGGTCCGTGCATTCTTCTGCCTTGCTGCTCGCAGGGCTGTCGTCGGCGTGAGGAAGTTCGAGCAGGGCCCCCTGATTCATGGGGGCCTGGCGATCGGAGGTCAAACGCCGAGAAACCGAATCCAACAGAGGAGGCGGTGTGTTGGATTGAGCCGAAGAAGGCGGGAAGGGGAAGAGGGGGAGGAGATCGGCAAGCGTGGGCAACAATAACTCTCCGCCTTGTTGAAGCCCGGGAAGATCTCCGAGCTTCAAGGCCGGCACGTACGTTTCCCCGCTGTTTTGTTCGGGTCGTTAGCTGTGGCTCCCTGGCAACTCCTCCCTGCAGCTCTATTAATAGTCTCCATTTGCTTTTCCTTTGATGTTTTAACATATCTACCCTCCCAATTGCGTCATTGCTCCAAACAAGTTTTATTATATGGCAGCAATACCTCCAAACAAAAAAACGttgttatattaaaattataaattaaaatcaaaGACTTAAGACGCACTTAAATATTTTTACCATCACAATATTTAGCTCATGATAATATTAATTCCCATTAGGTCTTCAATATTTCTACTCTAACTAACGATTAACAATTGATTGCCGTAAGTTTCTAAATTTCATAGGtatatattaaaattagattAAGAAGCATTACAAGGAAATAATGCACTGGATATTAAACTTATAGGATAGTCAGATCGGTACTATTATAGATCATAATATTGAGTTATAAATCGTAGTATTGATTGATACTCAATTCGTGTAGATACTACATGGATTAttaaaggaaagaagaaagagttaaTAAAAAGTTtagtaattaatatattattatatcaatGATAGGTGTCAAATTTGACTCCACGTGTGAATATCATtacttaatataaaaaaattctaattAAGAAAAGCTATTGTTAATCTTGATtatcatataatttataaataataaaggtAATAAGGGTAGATTTATTATTAAACTAGGAGGTGGTGATATCTATTTTAAATGAGAAATCCAATTGATTCTCTATCACATAAGATTTTTCCAATTGCATTATAAAATCTTAATAATTAGATGCATTAGGAAATCTTAATAATTAGAGGAGGAAAATTCTCacttctaatatgtataaatagctatTATATTTAACTAATTCAAGTATGCTTTGTTATTATGTTTCACCTGCCATCAGAGCCATTGCTTTaagcaagattttttttcttcctttttcattaTCCAATGACAGCATCGAACAACATCACGTTTCCAAGGTCGACAACGAGGGGTGGACCTATAAGATCCTCTACATCCATCTTCCACTGCCACAAGCCATTCGTCACTAGCCTGTATGTTATCGCCTCTTTCCTTCCTCCCTCGATGCTCTTAATCACTTCCTTGGATAATCTCGTAATTGTAGGAAAAACtaagggtgacatcatatgcaagaacaaaaaacaaaaatctcatattttcatAAAAACGTTTCATCGTCGTGtaaagattggtgtacaaaaactcgtaaaactgaaaaccatgtgtgagatagttgtgttacctagggagatcgtatatccctgaattcataCAGATCTATGGGaaaagatgaaggaggtcaattgtctctctctctagcagtgatccacacgatAGGGGTTGCGAAGACATTCCTCGAATTGTTACCCAAATCTCCACATttattggttgaggaggagaatgggagaggagaataagaggtggcagcTAAAAAGGCCCAGCCTATGGacttttggttctctcctatttgtaGAGGCTatctattaacttaaccctaatggtattaggaaaagagttggtACTAAGAGTGGggagggggggtttgaattagtgcagcggtaaaaattacatcggttcaaaactttATTGTGATTAAATCTATTTTCGacgaaaaaccatttcataaaggtaataactttaaaAGTGCACGGAAGAGCGTAGtgtatgtaaagcaagtaaagtggtttgtagttaaagtaaattgctcaagagaaacgTAAAcccgatttttatagtggttcgaccatcatgacctacattcattccgccgattcctcttctgtcaaggccaccggtatccactatcagtcttcattcaataggcgaagaccaaccaccttttacactcctcttctccttttcacaggtttaggagacaatatttTATAACCCTTTTTATAAGGTAtctctctcacacctcccttaaaaTTCTctttaagctttaggaggagggaactaaactttctaaggtctacaactttagaatcacaaaaTTTGCTCAATATTTTTTGCttatccatgcaagaatagctgaggtatttatagaccctaaatggattcaaatttggagcctaaaattcaaacccccaaaattttaaggtacgggcggtatcaccgcctacactgggcagtaccaccactcagactagcggtaccaccacccaaacagtctcggagactgagtttgggtTATACCATTgctcagactggcggtaccaccacctgacatagtctcggatatTGTGCCATAatgatttcacttgtttggtcactgtttgggcctttctcttggcccaacacagcccaaacttagcccaactatcccttaattgggttggcctaattctaatccctattatatgctaactataaattttaagatatttattaagctaaaaaaagtctgtaagtctaggtttctttcggtgagctttcggcgatcttccggtgaacttccgataatctctcgacaatgttccagcggacttctggcaagctcctagacttcatgatgatcttcttggtaagttctgatgagcttctttagcaagctttgggacttctcggtcagttccgatagaacttccgacgaacgtccggacttccgatgaactcttgaactcccaataaaatcacattcttgactctaggacttcattttgcttcatgccttgctatcgtagttaatcctgcacatgtaaaaatacactttgatctagacaattattactaagcatgaatcatattgtccggcatgtcattggtccatcgacgcttcgtccgattctttgacgcatcgtcctctcttgcggcctattgcccaatcgatcaattgacctccacaattccaatatccttggtgcaattttcgctcttcttagcccaataccagaatccatggcccaaagcattctgtcgatacgtcatccgatcctccggctagacgtccaatcttctgacatgttccaccggcccaacatgattctttctgttttaattatctcatcctgatcgaaatatCCTGcggcactcaaaacatagatcaattcataaatacttatcaattggtttcatcatcaaaatctaagattcaacaatctccccctttttgatgatgataactaattgatgacggagttaaccttaactcctcctatcaatatgccaaattgatagaaccttgaattcaagctgaattcaagttattataaatttcatcatgaatatttgcaatacgtcatcatgcaataacatgatcatacttctccccctttgcatcaacaaaaaggagaagttataactatcaagtatttggacatagaagttcaaatcattgcaatataatcatgatcttcagttttatcatcatgcaagctagcaaatttagcatcactttacaatatgcataatcaccaaatcattaattttaaagatgtgcaagattataaattattcaagtttgcatttttgtttcttaagataggtaatctatcaattttttggtgatgttcaagatagcaagctctttcttctcttttgagaagtgacatttttgcttcctttgcaaagtgcaagctagcaaaattttacattattttacaacatgcaagctagcaatttggcaagtgttacttctcttttaaGTATGAAGTctagcaagttttttgaaaaataatgcaagataacaagctagcaagatacaatgttttacatgaagcaagctaacaagttttgcatctttttgtgatatgtacatttgtaatgtttgcttctctttagatgtgctagcaagcaagcaagtttttctccttacaatttgtgagctagcaaattttacacataaaagttggcaagatttttgcatctttttgagatgagcaagcttttgcttcttcttgaagtatgcaagctagcaaaatttctctccctttgtcattgtccaaaaagaagggaagaaaataattttataattctttttccctttacaataatttttaaatcttgacaaaggtaaataaaaaagatgaaaaattaagtcatgaatgttaaaacaatttttttatcgtgaatatttcatcattgcatgcatcaatatcataagttgaagtattgcatgcataataccaaatcactattcataattacatcaatattctagtaattatttcaatgtttaaaaaattaagtcatgaatgtcaaaatcatagtattgcatacaTTCGTatgatcacatgaagaatatcaagaagaacttggtgatgagatatactttatgaatacaaggaattttacataataaaattcaagttataaaccttaaaagatgtcaagtagcttggtttattagaataagttttctttttagtgaatagcaaaaagaatagtaggagaacaagatctcaattcatgcataacaatagatattattcactttgacaaatctcatttttagtaaataataaaaagaaatatgggagttcaaaaacaagatcttgattcatagaaaaatttcaagtatcaatatcgagaattcaagatcatgatatagatgaagacattcttatagcaaaaaatatcattagataacacataaacgatctcgattcaggtataatatctctcaattcattatgaatcataaaaattataattctgaaaaatcatgattcatttagaaaatctcctcttaagaaaataccaagtagaatcgtaagagaatgattaaaaaaaattttgattcataataaatcttaatttataaatatcaaggaatcgagatcatgatttggataaaaaaaatttattcaaatttaaatcatcaaatcatcaaaatcactttcatagttcaagagattcaaaataatataaatatatatttcaatctcttattcaaaactcgataagatagagatgtttcattttaagttgttaatTTCATAAAGTatacctttgtctttttatgccaaataagaacatgcatcaattgtttaggatcaaaaaataaatttcatcataaaaaccatcaatatcaataaaccataaattatccaaaaatcatcatttcttcaaatcatcatgcatagattcacattaagcatgatatcaaagctcttaacattttcattaagacattaagcatggtttcaatcaaaatcagaaatcatcaagatacacattatttcttcttgaaaaaacatacataggattatcattagatttaaatctaatattttattcataaaacatgtaattttcatgatcattactagaaggataagcatgattcctaaaatttttatttttagcattattcattgcattattaaacatgtaatttttaagaaaaataatttttctaaactaaattgaaAATAACTCATGTAAAGCATCATGTTATTTCGAgataaactaagggagtttcattgagtattttacctcattgtcaaaaaccgttaaggtgtagtttgtcacctcgcctttgttggattgtctttcatcttcggatgagctcgtttcatccaagattgcttccttcttcttgcattcatagcaagtagttgcattcattttaagtttatttttattcttcaatttttgtttcatgaactttttaaatttcatagtgaggagttcaagttcactatcacttgaacttatgctcgagtggtcttcgattgttctaagtctaaaatccttcttgttctttgaaaggatgttctcaagttcattttatGCATTGTGCGTCATTTCGTatatcattaatgaaccaaaaagttcttcaagtgaaaaattattaagatcttttacctcctgtattgtggttactttcggatcccaattcttattaagagaatgcaaaattttgtttacaagttcaaagtctgaaaaacttttaccaagtacttttaaaccattgacgacatcc
Protein-coding sequences here:
- the LOC103991179 gene encoding kinesin-like protein KIN-14C; its protein translation is MNQGALLELPHADDSPASSKAEECTDLDMANLNIDAETAKRRSEVVEWLNCMIPDFNMSVEASAEELRARLVDGTVFCRILKRIIPASSEIVDGHCVTEEERLDNIGRFVSAVKKMGLPSFRVTDLQQGPVTAVVYCLWSLRDHLSWDFGEDKDSPRKFVGDPIERSKPLALNRPKTPKVLSVKNSQMEQHSVNSGENRINSFVDLRLKHVRQTNPVLSEPSTPRSHHSGHKFHELFQLKQGHYYELSAAKISEMMESNNLDNAPTQSLLSVINGILDENIERQNGEIPYRVACLLKKVVQEIERRISTQAEHIRNQNNLIKIREDKYHSRIRVLETLANTLNEETQMVMNQLQHLKTEKSIIEEKKKHAEEDVAKLRKEKENSDKIISELNQNLEAMKMSYNEQFHQLEKKERIAQMELEEKIKEAESLLEESRNRREEIEAISESKCQNWNKKENNFQCFINSYLRSVQGLRLSFDSIKLQIVDREKRWFEEFTNFGQKLKVLTDAAGNYHSVLEENRRLYNEVQELKGNIRVYCRIRPYLSGENKKQSTIYHIGENGELILANPTKQGKDGQRVFNFNKVFGPSATQEEVFLDTRPLIQSILDGYNVCIFAYGQTGSGKTYTMTGPDSSSETDWGVNYRALNDLFQISQTRIETFIYEVGVQMVEVYNEQVRDLLANDSTQKRLGIMTTSLPNGLAVPDASMHTVQSTLDVLELMGIGQTNRAVSATSLNERSSRSHSILTVHVQGMDLKTGATLRGSLHLVDLAGSERIERSEVIGERLKEAQHINKSLSALGDVIFALSQKNTHVPYRNSKLTQVLQSSLGGHAKTLMFVHINPDVGSYSETLSTLKFAERVSGVELGAARSHKEGKDVRDLMEQVTSLKDTIGKKDEEIEQLKLKAFISRSPSIKNERNSNNFLRYNSFSPARTSTLAGTMQHKQRTSTGKLLNNNNEAARKSENCSEIGDHFEYGSQKSVDDNKNQDTFMQLKHTGGISAQASADIELLGFGDEDAEEHLSDISDGVLSMGTETDGSLGSVVEFSLFPEQKKSSESPKVKMPKIPSSIPKPPPKKTAHSTAFLPKTNNALRPPTSLTMPCSRKSTSQVTMSSPARPPRRWQ